The Paenibacillus sp. YPG26 genome includes a window with the following:
- the smpB gene encoding SsrA-binding protein SmpB, with protein sequence MGKKSDGKVLAQNKKASHDYFIEDTFEAGMVLTGTEIKSIRNARVNIGDAFATIRNGEIHIHNMHISPFEQGNRSNPSDPTRTRKLLMHKAQIHKLLGLSKQEGYSIVPLKIYIRNGYAKLLIGLGKGKKQYDKRDTAAKKDAQRDIQRALRERQKVAR encoded by the coding sequence ATGGGTAAGAAAAGTGACGGGAAGGTTCTGGCCCAGAACAAGAAAGCTTCCCATGACTACTTCATTGAGGATACTTTTGAAGCGGGAATGGTGCTGACGGGAACCGAGATCAAATCCATCCGGAATGCCCGCGTCAACATTGGGGATGCTTTTGCCACCATACGGAACGGTGAAATTCACATCCACAACATGCACATCAGCCCGTTCGAGCAGGGCAACCGCAGCAACCCTTCGGACCCTACACGGACACGCAAGCTGCTGATGCACAAAGCCCAGATTCATAAGCTGCTTGGTCTGTCGAAGCAGGAAGGCTATTCGATCGTGCCGCTGAAGATCTATATCCGCAACGGTTACGCGAAGCTGCTAATCGGTCTTGGTAAAGGTAAGAAGCAGTACGACAAGCGCGATACTGCGGCCAAGAAGGATGCTCAGCGCGATATCCAGCGCGCACTGCGCGAGAGGCAGAAGGTGGCTCGCTAA
- a CDS encoding zeta toxin family protein, with amino-acid sequence MSDIKPIMTVFAGTNGAGKSTISLQMREWIGELVDPDQIARELRPDDPRSADLSAGREAVKRIRSLIKSGQHFAIETTLSGTFVLKHMQIAKDTGYSVVVYYIGLQDVQMHIDRVASRVEQGGHWIAEEDIRFRYGQSLQNLKPALAIADQVIIIDNTYEPSIVAEIMNGKMIYCVESIPAWSETVLLGYPS; translated from the coding sequence ATGAGTGATATCAAACCTATCATGACGGTTTTTGCTGGTACTAATGGAGCTGGCAAAAGCACGATTAGTTTGCAAATGAGAGAGTGGATCGGCGAACTGGTTGACCCGGACCAGATTGCACGAGAATTAAGACCAGATGACCCGCGTAGCGCTGATCTGTCTGCTGGAAGGGAAGCTGTGAAAAGAATCCGTTCTCTCATCAAAAGCGGACAGCACTTTGCCATTGAAACTACATTATCAGGTACCTTTGTTTTGAAGCATATGCAAATTGCCAAAGATACCGGTTATAGCGTTGTCGTGTACTATATCGGTCTGCAAGACGTTCAAATGCATATAGATCGTGTAGCTTCTCGTGTTGAGCAGGGTGGGCATTGGATTGCAGAAGAGGATATTCGCTTTCGATATGGTCAATCATTGCAAAATCTAAAGCCTGCTTTAGCTATCGCAGACCAAGTTATCATCATTGATAATACATACGAGCCTTCTATTGTGGCTGAAATTATGAATGGGAAGATGATCTATTGTGTTGAGTCGATACCTGCTTGGTCTGAGACTGTTCTCTTGGGATACCCTTCCTAG